The following are encoded in a window of Falco biarmicus isolate bFalBia1 chromosome 8, bFalBia1.pri, whole genome shotgun sequence genomic DNA:
- the PJVK gene encoding pejvakin isoform X2, whose translation MNDVGFDVAGSDSVAFKASFGIVTKHEVEVPTLLNELTTRKINFDHCLVHQSRKSRMEILCVVMESIRTTRQCSLTVHTGMRGETMRFHIIEDQNYKGRDKAIVFPAHTTIAFSVFELYIHLDGNFELCVTPVSKGGFEKEKSGSSSLTKLRRLKSNLFHRNKRVVDTIANSDAYLEDLFTDYYEKAASMTDLSTSYLREGSHIRINLLNNNIPKGPCVLCGMGSSKRETVYGCLECSFNGQKYVRLHAVPCFDLWHKRVR comes from the exons ATGAATGATGTTGGGTTTGATGTTGCTGGATCAGATTCTGTTGCCTTTAAAGCTTCGTTTGGCATAGTGACCAAACATGAGGTTGAAGTACCAACGTTACTTAACGAACTTACTACAAg aaaaataaactttgatCATTGTCTAGTCCATCAATCAAGAAAAAGTAGGATGGAAATTTTGTGTGTGGTTATGGAAAGTATTAGAACTACGAGGCAGTGCTCCTTAACTGTCCATACTGGAATGCGTGGAGAAACAATGAGG TTTCACATTATTGAAGATCAGAATTATAAAGGGCGAGACAAAGCCATTGTTTTTCCTGCACATACAACTATTGCTTTTAGTGTATTTGAACTTTATATTCATTTGGATGGTAATTTCG aacTCTGTGTGACTCCAGTTTCAAAAGGAGgatttgaaaaagagaaatctggaTCATCTTCACTGACCAAATTAAGGAGGTTAAAGAGTAATCTGTTTCATCGAA ATAAGAGAGTAGTGGATACCATTGCTAACTCTGATGCTTACTTGGAGGATCTTTTTACAGATTACTATGAAAAAGCTGCGAGCATGACAGACCTCTCTACGAGCTATCTCAGAGAAGGGTCTCATATCCGAATTAATTTACTTAATAACAACATCCCCAAAGGTCCCTGTGTACTTTGTGGAATGGGAAGTTCTAAAAGGGAGACGGTCTACGGGTGCCTAGAGTGTTCTTTTAATGGACAGAAGTATGTACGACTGCATGCTGTGCCCTGTTTTGACCTCTGGCATAAGAGAGTAAGGTAA
- the PJVK gene encoding pejvakin isoform X1 has protein sequence MFAAATKNFVKQVGDGGRLVPVPSLSEADKYQPLSLVIKKRKCLLSKKSRFASTPFTLKDILQGEKEISAGVSSYQLLNYEDKSDVSLNGRRGNQIMNDVGFDVAGSDSVAFKASFGIVTKHEVEVPTLLNELTTRKINFDHCLVHQSRKSRMEILCVVMESIRTTRQCSLTVHTGMRGETMRFHIIEDQNYKGRDKAIVFPAHTTIAFSVFELYIHLDGNFELCVTPVSKGGFEKEKSGSSSLTKLRRLKSNLFHRNKRVVDTIANSDAYLEDLFTDYYEKAASMTDLSTSYLREGSHIRINLLNNNIPKGPCVLCGMGSSKRETVYGCLECSFNGQKYVRLHAVPCFDLWHKRVR, from the exons ATGTTTGCTGCTGCAACCAAAAACTTTGTTAAACAGGTTGGTGATGGAGGAAGACTAGTTCCAGTGCCCAGTCTCAGTGAAGCTGACAAATACCAACCTCTAAGCCTTGtgattaagaaaagaaaatgtttactttcaaaaaaatctagATTTGCTTCAACACCTTTCACATTAAAAGACATTCTtcaaggagagaaagaaatttctGCAG GTGTCTCATCTTACCAGTTGCTCAACTATGAAGACAAATCAGATGTTTCACTCAATGGTAGAAGAGGAAATCAGATAATGAATGATGTTGGGTTTGATGTTGCTGGATCAGATTCTGTTGCCTTTAAAGCTTCGTTTGGCATAGTGACCAAACATGAGGTTGAAGTACCAACGTTACTTAACGAACTTACTACAAg aaaaataaactttgatCATTGTCTAGTCCATCAATCAAGAAAAAGTAGGATGGAAATTTTGTGTGTGGTTATGGAAAGTATTAGAACTACGAGGCAGTGCTCCTTAACTGTCCATACTGGAATGCGTGGAGAAACAATGAGG TTTCACATTATTGAAGATCAGAATTATAAAGGGCGAGACAAAGCCATTGTTTTTCCTGCACATACAACTATTGCTTTTAGTGTATTTGAACTTTATATTCATTTGGATGGTAATTTCG aacTCTGTGTGACTCCAGTTTCAAAAGGAGgatttgaaaaagagaaatctggaTCATCTTCACTGACCAAATTAAGGAGGTTAAAGAGTAATCTGTTTCATCGAA ATAAGAGAGTAGTGGATACCATTGCTAACTCTGATGCTTACTTGGAGGATCTTTTTACAGATTACTATGAAAAAGCTGCGAGCATGACAGACCTCTCTACGAGCTATCTCAGAGAAGGGTCTCATATCCGAATTAATTTACTTAATAACAACATCCCCAAAGGTCCCTGTGTACTTTGTGGAATGGGAAGTTCTAAAAGGGAGACGGTCTACGGGTGCCTAGAGTGTTCTTTTAATGGACAGAAGTATGTACGACTGCATGCTGTGCCCTGTTTTGACCTCTGGCATAAGAGAGTAAGGTAA